From the Gadus chalcogrammus isolate NIFS_2021 chromosome 18, NIFS_Gcha_1.0, whole genome shotgun sequence genome, the window TGGGTGGTGCATGGTGGTGTcacgctgtgtgttgtgtgttgggtCATAGTGGGTGGTGCATGGTGGTGCTAAGCCCACCGTCCACAGTGCTGACGTAGAACACCAGGCCCTCCTGCAGGCTGCTCTTtgggcccctcccctccttcccctccctcccccaggtgaACTGGTCCAGCGCTCTCTCATCCCCACCGACCGCTGCTCTGGCCAGCACCGCCATGTCCctggaacaacacacacacacacacacacacctcaatgtACACtctacctcaacacacacacacacacctcaatgtACACTCTACCTCAACAAACACCTCAATGTACACtctacctcaacacacacacacctcaatgtACACtctacctcaacacacacacacctcaatgtACACtctacctcaacacacacacacctcaatgtACACtctacctcaacacacacacaactcaacacacacacacacacacacacctcaatgtACACtctacctcaacacacacacacacctcaatgtACACtctacctcaacacacacacacacacacctcaatgtACACtctaccacaacacacacctcaatgtACTCTCTACATCACTACACACAAACCTCAATATACACACTACCTCAACACAATAGGGCATGcgttcgtgcatgtgtgcgtgcgtgtgtgtgtgtgtgtgctgcgcgTGCGTGGGCATGTTGTACATACTCTgcggggggcgtggctctgaAGATACAGCAGCTCAGAGCTTTGCCGTAGTCGTGCTTCACCAGGGGGGTTCCCTGTACTCGTCCTCTGGCGTCCAGCTTCCACACTGCCAACACGCCCATCTAAACACACCACATTACACTGGTTAAACAGGAGCTACAGTCCAGCTTCGGGACAGGAACGAAACAAGAGCTTAAAACATTGGGACATCTCCCTTGGAGGGAATTCTTCTTCCATGTTGTGACGCTTTCCGTTATCACATTTTTGGTAGAACTAGGTATTGGGGCAGCAATTGGGGCAGCAATATAGGAAGGAATGGGTTTTTTTCATTGAGGATGTAGTGGTCGTTACTGGTGGGCTTAAGCGGAGTGATTAGCGTCCAGTGAGTGTTCAAGCACCTGAGCTGGTGAACGCTAGCATAACAATCAATGGAAGGTGCTTCTAGTGAGTGGTGAATGCTAGCATCACAATCGATGGAAGGTGCTTATAGTAAGTGGTGAATGCTAGCATCACAATCAATGGAAGGTGCTTATAGTGAGTGGTGAACGCTAGCATCACAATCAATAGAAGGTGCTTCTAGTGAGTGGTGAATGCTAGTTTCACAATCAATGGAATATGCTTTTAGTGAGTGGTGAACGCTAGCATCACAATCAATGGAAGGTTCTTCTAGTTTGAACTTTTAGTTTATTTTGCTAAATGTTTGTAGACAGAGCCATCGAACGAGACGTGCCCGGTGTCCCCAGATCTCGAAGCGAGCGCAAGCGTCAAACCACCATTTTCCCTCATAAATGACATCGTTCTTTGTCCATTTCTTACTTCCCATCTCAGAGAAAGGTTCTGTGCTGACCGTGTGTGGGCTCCACGGTGGCTCTCACCTGGTCCCCGGTGACAAGGCGGCTCCCGGAGCAGCTCCACTCCAGCAGGGTGATGGGGGCGGCGTGcgtggggggcagggggttcTGCTCCCCAGAGGGGTGCGAGAGGAGCAGGACCTCGCCGCTCTCCCAGCCCAGCACCAGCAGCGGCTTCATGGGGTGCCAGCGCAGCACCGTGGCCTGGTCTGGACGCTCCAGGTGGCAGCTCTCCACAAACTCCCCCTGCAGAACAACCACCGGTCAACTTCCTAGATATGCATATACAACCTACACAGGTACTGACAACATACCGGTGGGTACGAATGTATGTGTTCAGCtagtatagagagagacactttcaaTAAGTATATTGAACTTGTTTTGGATTATTTTTTGTTAGCACCTTTGTTAGCACCTGTGGGGGCCAGTGAATATTCAAAATACTTGCCACTATACAATCCAACCAACTACCAAGCATTTGAGGTGACCATTACAAAAACTACTGGAGTAAGTTACACATCCTCAAAGTCTGTAACACCCTGTAGTAGAATGTTACACATAATCTGAGTATGTTACACATAATCAGAGTATATTATACATCATCCCAGTATGTTACAAATCATTGACACAAATGGCGGCAGTATGTTACACAGGTCCTCTCTGACTGCTCGTTCACCTGCTGCAGGTACAGGTCCACGTTGCCTCCGGACGTTGAGCTGCTGGAGGCAACGGCCAGGATGGGGTGCCTGGGGTGCCATGCCAACTGGGAGGGCACCCCGCTGCTGGGAGGGGCTTCGATGCGGTGGTCGAAGTACACCGCCATGGGTGGGCCACTGCAAAACGGAGCAGTGTTTAACCTCACCTCAATCTAGCGGTTGGTAAGACTGCAAACAAGTTAGTACTACACTATAACTAGCAGCTGGTTCCCTCCCATTATATAATTCCATTAGTATTAGTAAAATATACTACTTTCTAGTAGTATATAGTGCTAAATAGTATACAGTACTAACGTTAAGTCACCGTAACATTCGAACTGTATTAGGTTAAAGTCATcccagcacacacatacacattggcACACCTTTGAAGCTCATGAATGGAATGAATTCTAATCGTCTTACTGATACAATCCTTACACATCACCTTATGAAGCTGAGGTACAGAGTTAAATTACATGAAGGATTATTCTTTAACTAGCAGACACACAAGTTAGCATTCACGGTATGCACTGTTTGAATAGGTTTCGCGTTTTAAAAGATACAATGCAAGATACACTGTGGCTCAACCTCTCACGTGTGTCTCGagtatacacatacataataACAAGTTATGTTATGTTAACGTGACACTAATCCACTGATGTGGTTAGCATGACAGCTAGCTAAGGTTAGCATCCGAGGCTAACCCTTATTGGAGTGgacataataattataataacataaacCACTTCATACGACAGGGAGATCATCACACTGCTACCTGCGGACAGTCCTCGCCTTTCTGTCGAGGTCAGATAGCTTTAATCCACTAAAACCCGGGGCAAGGTATCACTTTATGATGGGTGTTTAGCACCGTAGGTGCGCGAAGAAGCGTCGCtctgctgttaccctgacaactaCTTCTGACGCTGCAAGGGGCGGGCTCGGTCTTCCGTTACCCTGACAACCAATTCTGACGCTGAAGGGGCGGGGCTACAGTCATTGATAAAAGTCTGATCGTTTATCCACTTATCAGAATCAGAGTAACTTTTATTAAACCTtaagtacacaagagtaaaattcttaggcttggttcctcaacactCACATAGCGgtaacaatacaatataaagtaaataaagacataaaaataaaaacaggaaaaaaaatTACCAGCATCattacaataataaataataacaaaaacaaataaattaagtaaTATAAGTAGAGAAACAGTGTAATAGTTAATGTTGACATGTGTGTGATGAAAGAATGAACTAGGTGGAACTTTGATATGAACTCAAGACACTGGGTTACCTTGCCGTTTAAACGATACTCAGGCACACTCATCCGTCTTTGGTTCTCTCCATGGACCGATCAACAGGTGGAGAGCACAGACCATCAGCAGTTTAATCAGCCTTACCGTAACCATTACCGCCAATGGATCAGAACAACAAGCCTATCTTCTGAAGAGGATTAGGGTCAAATGTGAGTTTAAATACTGAGATTTCGATTTCTGAATTAAAAAACCTGAATTCTGGCTTTGAACTCAGAACTCAAAAATGTATCACATTTGGCCCTAATCCTTCTCCTTACATATGATAAGTGTTAAGGCTGGATAGTTTGTGTTGGACTGTACTTCTTGTGTCTGGGTGAGTGCTGCCCAGGACATCCTTCATAAACACGATGCAGTGCAGGGAGGGAGATGTTTCTTCACAGGAAGTGGTCAAAGAGGACATCCTTTGCTCTAGCACAATAAGAGTATCCTGTGATTCAGTTTTAATAATTTCAGCCCGACCAAAAGGTGGTCCTCTTAGGATGCGAGGGTTTGTGTTATCCGACGCTTTAACCCAAGGCAGGGTCTTTTCTCGTGTGTTCGGCGGTCGAGCAATCGTACATTCTTGAGAGTGCCTTTTCTATGGCAATTTGGTCATGACCAAATAATCTTATAGCCATAGAGTCAGGGAGGGTCACAACATACAACTCACTGTCATGGCAACCGCACGCTGGCACGACAACCGCCCGTGGGCACGGAAGCAACACACATCCACCAGATGTCCATTCTCAACAGCCACGGGTTGTGTATCAAAGCAAAAAGCTCAGTATtatgaaatgttttttattgtacaaaaaataaagatatatcCATGGCAGAGCTCTTCCTAAAATAGGATCACAGTTCTCTCCACCTTACAACCGTCCGTACTTCAAATCATTTCAGCGAACCAATCCCTCCTGGAGGGCTGGTGGGGGTCAGAGATCCTCCAGACCAAGCCGTGAGCTTCATGGAGCCTCCAGCTGTCTCTTCAGACTCTTCTCCAGGAGAACCAGGCTCTGAACGGCCAGACTCCTGCAGTCGGCATCGGTATCGGCTTCAGCCACgtctagagagagacaggactaTTTAGACATAAGTCCCCCGGTCAGGCTAGCAGAGACTCAACAGGACATGCATTTACGTAAAATAGTTCCAAAATCACTCAAAACAATGATTGATTAGGATGCTTTAAAAAGTATTAAGTATACTATAATATCAACTAATAATAACTATTGTTTTTAAAGTTATAAGTTAGCATCCTACCTAGAGACAGATgccaaacccctacctgctccttaataacatgtatctgaattcactaaCTCTGGAGAGAAGTATGTGCTATGAGTTAATATTAAAATAGTTATTCTGGTAATTTCCTGACTGAATCCCCTTTTTTCCTTCAATTTAAAACAGAGGATGTGATCCCTGGAGTGTtcaaagcaaaaaataaatatgaatctaACGGAAGATGAGCTAATCCTGTCGCTGCTGGTCTGCACAGGACGTCCTGGAACACTCCTCATTTCCCAGAAGTCTTCACAGctgggcgcgcgtgtgtgagtgtgtgtgggtccatGTGCGTGCAAAGTGGGGAGGTCACTTTCTGATGTCTAGCAGCTGCTGTCTGAGGTGACTTAGCAGCTACCTACTAGCCTACATGCCTTAAGTGCTAGAGCATCACACAGGGCACACATAGCCGTTCAAAAGCTAACTTAGCCTATACCTGCATAATGAACAGCCTTGCTTTTACTGGCTAGCGTGAGTGGGTGTTTGATGACCTGTGCGTTTGGAGCCCTGTTATCTTGGCAGCAGTGTTGACTATGCATGAGTTTGACCCAAAATGAGACAGAGTATGTTAAAAACAGGTGGAGGAAACAGGTTGGGCAGGAGAGCAGGAAGGGTTGGATAATAGAGCAGAGCAGAgaagaataaaatacaataaacatCTAACATAGCATTTACCTACCAGCCAGGCTCTGATACAAACACGGCGGTATAAGCTAATGTTTACCTGCTAGCCAGGCGCGGGTCTCAAACAGCGTCTCGCTGAGCTCCGTCAGGAGGCTCTCACTGGGCATGCTCAGAAAGACGGAGCAGACAGCGAAGAGGACACCACGCCTCACCATCCTATCACAGAGGGATCAGGTCAAAGGTCGGTTAGAGAGGGGTGGAGAACCCTGGACACCCCCCATCACGTCTACACCTACTTACTGGTCGGCGTGGTAACGCAGTGCCCAAACAAAGTCCAGGAGTGCTCGGCCCATCTGGGGGGCCACCTACAGGAGCCAATCACAACAGAATAGACAAGAGCACAACTGAATACAAGCACTGTTTTCTTGCTGTAAAtagatgaatatatatatattttttttatattttacatggCAGGATATATAATGTTTGTGTAATATATGTTGAATTTATATATGAACAACCGATAAGACATGATCAAAGTgcacaaaaaaacagaacattttATCGTTTGAATATCTAAACTGTTTATGTTAGAAAATGTTCGTTTCAGtcctctgtgttctgtgttagTTCAGCGCCCCCCAGTGGGCAGCCATGCTAATAACTTATTtatcattttttaatttggCTGCTCACCGGAGCGTTGACCGCCAGGTGCACCAGGAGTCCCAGGGTGTGGATGAGCCGTCCAAGAACCAGGTGGTCGCTGCCCAAAAGGTCGAAGGTCACCTGGGGCCTATGGGAGATGAAGGTGACGTTCAGGGGGGACTGcagtgtgcaggtgtgtgtccaGGCAGCTTTGTGACCCCCTGGAGAGCTCCTACCTGTCATGGTTCTGCAGCAGGGGGAAGAAGAAGTGTCCGGCCACAGGGGCGTAGCGGTTAGCTGTCCCCTTAGCCGGAGGGCGTGTGACCccctgttagagagagagagagagtcagggggaGCATAACTCACCAAATCACACAACCTATGACAGCAagaccagtgttgccagattgggccagattctGCCCGATTTGGCGGGGAATCTGgcacaatctggcaacactgagccagacacacacctgaTTCCTCCAGAACAGACCCCATTGGACACTaagcaacacaccacacaccccttataaataaatatctttatataatacatatatattatatacacatatatacatataaatatacatacatatgtaactgTAGCCACTTTGAAATCTATTCCAGTACTATACTCATAAATACCGGTTGGATAATAATGGTATTAGTAGTAGTCGATACTACTGTGCATTGAGTcttgtcaaccccccccccccccccagcttgtTTGTAATACAGAAGTGGTCGCCCTAGGAACACATCTGTGTAggtctagtctggtctggtcaGGTCTAGTAGCCGATAGAGGAGTGGATAACCTTGCTGATGCGTCGGGTCTTGCCCTGGATCCGTCTCTCCACCACCTGTCTCCAGTGGACCGGGTCGTCTCCAGGATATGACGTGACTTCCGCCACCAGCGCCGCCCTCTCGTTGGGAGCCTCccctgctctgattggttgagagaGCTCCTGGGCAGACATGGCCAGCACCTGATAATGTACATAaagattatattatataaaattcTTCATTTGCTATTTAGCCGTCTAGCTGAACAAAGCTTATTCCGGACGGCCAAAGCAACTTCAAGTGATTTCTAGTGGTGGGGGAAAAATATTGTATTGCcgtatttaataaaaaaataaaataatggattTGTATTTATGTGCTTGGAGCTCACTGACCTATTCACAGAATAATTATTAAGGTCCTGTGTCCTGAATTTCTTCAAGGACAAAGTGTTTGCACTACCCTCCTAAGTTTTTGCACTTCAGTTAATGTGTAGAAGATGATGTTCACAGAATTAAATGTGACATTTGAAGTGGGTTGAGCAGTCTTATTTTCCTCATTTTTTGTAATGCCTTTGAATGATATGGGGGACATGAATCACAATATATTGCAGAATCTAATCGCAATACCTGCTGTGTCGCTATATGTCAAGAATTGCAATAATATTGAGTCGTGGCCCAAATATCGCAATAATATCAAATCATCACATTTTTGCCAATTCCCACCCCTTGTGATATCagacgtcattaaggagcatgtaAGGGCCAAGGCAACTAGCTCTAGGATGCCTGCAAGTAGACTTCGGAagttggggtttgaacccagatcCTTATGTTTAGTAATCAGTAGACTACACTAGTCAAACGGGACCAACCAGATATTCAAGATTACATTTCTAATGATTATCAGGCTGGTCTATTTCTTCATGTGGACGTGGCCTCGTGTTGACTACCCAACACCAGTTTAGGGTCTGGATGAACCGTTTGCCCACCAGCCTCTGAGGGCTctagcagcagagagagggatttgGTCGTACCTCCAGCATGTCCAGGCGCTGGCGCAGGCTGTAGTTGAGAGAGTAGAACTCGGAGGTCAGATACTTCGCCACCTGTCCAGGAGATACCCAACAAGACCGGTTAGTTTAATCAAACCGATTGACCAAAACACAGCAGAGTATCTAGAGAGGCCTGAGGGGTAGTCGAGTGGCTGGTAGGGGTTAGCACAACGGGATCCAGTCCCTGGGCGGTAGTTGTGTTTCACAGAGCTTCACTCCTGGACGGTGAACGCTGCTGTCCACTCACCCCTTTCACTCCTGAGGACACCATTATAGCATACATGCAGGGATGGTTTTCGCAGTACAATGTACATGTGGAGCCATGTTAACCGTGAGCTGAGGGTCGCTGATAGGGCGCAGCAGCAGTTCCAGGGGTTCCATAGTGTTAGATGGTGTCATGGGTTAGCTGGTGGCTGGTTAGCGTTAGACAGTGTAGTAGGTGAGCCCTTACAGGGGCGGGGTCGGTCACAGCGAGGGCCACCATGGTGGTGTGTCTGAGGGAGAGGAACCCGGGCGTGCTGAACCGGTCCTCCAGGTGGAGCAGGACACGGATCATCTGGACGctgacctggacacacacacgcacacacaggggtgttgaagataaataaagtaatagagtgtgtgtgtgtgtgtgtgtgtgtgtgtgtgtgtgtgtgtgtgtgtgtgtgtgtgtgtgtgtgtgtgtgtgtgtgtgtgtgtgtgtgtgtgtgtgtgtgtgtgtgtgtgtgtgtgtgtgtgtgtgatatttcgCCCTGTCGTAGACCCAGGGACTTCTACTGGTTCTACTTGGTTCTGACCTCTCTGGTGGTGGAGACGTTCTTCCTCACCAGACCTTGGGCGGCCCTCAGACTGAGCTCCACGTGCCCCGCGTCGGAGGAGGTCtgcagggctgggggggtgAGCAAGACAGCATTGCTTCACCACCATGAACAGACAGCAGGAGCCACTACTACCTGGCTGGTACGGCAGGCCTAGGGGTCCTAGCCACTATTACCCATTAGTCAGTAGACTGATCTACCCAAAGTAGACCGTATCAACactggactgtaccaactggtaagTTGGTACAGTACCAATACAAGTCCAATGGATTGGCTGGCCATCCACTGGACAAGCAACGTCACACCTGGAGGTAAAATATGGATCGGCTAttgggatgggaatcgagaaccggttcttgttcagaaccggtgcagAGTAAAcagattccttggaatcattagcaagcctgcttaacgattccgcttatcggttccggtcgcggcaaatgcatcatgacgtcacacacacgctgctttgttttgcttcagaacgcagcaaacatggcgcctccgaggaagaagcgcattgtgcgttcaccccaaacgcgacggggagacaagatcccatacttcattttgtttatgtcagttgaattttgttacaagttgaatgcaaatgagcactgttagcattgcaaaaggcacaagctcttacttgttttcagtctgtgtttttagttttatggcacataatgatggcattttggcttaaaaagccaaacatatatatttttgtctagaccaattgatttgaaaatgtacaatttcctaatactagacgcacctctgatcagatattaaagagatttaatacaaacaaacacatttgtacttattttctcacccaatgagaatcggatcgataagcagaatcggaatcggaatcgtgaaattcccatccctaatcgGCTACATATCGGAAGTACTGAAAATATATTATAAGATGTGTTAAAATCCCGATACCGTCCATGCAGTCGCTCAGGTAGCGAGGGGGTGTGGCTTTGCTCAGCTCCTGGTCGCAGGACATGTCGTAGGGAGTGAGGTCATCGTCACTGGACACAGACAAGAAATCTCATTGTCCATCAGGAGAACACTTCCTGGTGACTGTCAGGTTAAGCATGTATAGTAGAGCTACCTgtactttttactttttaagatatttttaGGTTCATGTTCCCTTAAAATCATCCACTCTAGATCAGATCAATCAGTTTCTATAGTAGTATCAATGCTCAAATCTTTGACAGTAGCCATTGTACACATTACCAAAACAGTCGTCATCTACAGGTATATCACAGTATATCTTGTGGGGCTTGCCGATTGGCCGATTGAGTGTTTCTCCGAGCCTAGCTGCCCGTGCCACACTGCCGTGTCACCATCTCACGGCAAAACTGGAAGTGAGCTTGCACGATGGAGGCTGGCTTGGCGAGGCCAATAGTTACCTTTACAGGTGAGCATGAGGTGAGCAGCTGAAGTTACCTGTCCAGGTCAGAGTCTGGctctgctggtgtctcctccagctcagGGAGCATCGGGGACTCCCTGGGGACTGGAGTCACATCTGGACAGGGGCTTATTCTACATTTTGGGGGAAAGTCAAATCATAATATCAAAACGGGAATCCGATCAGATTTAATTACTGGCATGCTAGATATGTGAAGGAATGTTTGCTGACCCGTCCTCAGGGTCGGGATCCGACTCCTCGTCCTCCTGGGGAGTCATCAGCGACCGGagctcctccgtctcctcatcTCGCTCAAactaacacaacaccatcatcatcatcatcatcatcatcatcatcatcatcatcatcttaaaCCAACACAGGACATCCCCCTCGAACCCTGCTCACTTACACAAAACCTTCTACATAATCGAAGAACTAACAAGTAGTCTTCATCATCCTCCATCTTATAGTGACACCTAAATCACCATGGTCTTCATCACACTGATCTTGCCCGCATACACATCATCATAACCCTAGCTTGATAAGCACCGAGCTAGCAGTTAGCGGTCACCTCAAAGGCCAGCTTGGTGCCATTAAGGTCCATACAGGAGCTGAGACACTCGCCCACCACCATGCCCAGCCTCCGCAGCCGCACCACACCACTGTCCAGGTGAGACTGCATgcctcccagcatgcactgcagcagctctgagagacagagacaaagagagcagATCAATCAGAAACtttgagcgagtgagtgagtgagtgagtgagtgagtgagtgagtgagtgagtgagtgagtgagtgagtgagtgagtgagtgagtgagtgagtgagtgagtggatgagtgagtgagagtcagtcagtcagtcagtcagtcagtcagtcagtcagtcagtcagtgagtgagtgagtgagtgagtgagtgagtgagtgagtgagtgagtgagtgagtgagtgagtcagtgagtgagtgagtgagtgagtcagtgagtcagtcagtcagtcagtcagtcagtgagtgagtgagtgagtgagtgagtgagtgagtgagtgagtcagtgagggagtgagtcagtgagggggtgagtgagtgagtgagtgagtgagtgagtgagtgagtgagtgagtgagtgagtgagggggtgagggggtgagtgagtcattgagtgagtgagtcagtgagggggtgagtgtgtgtgtgtgtgtgtgtgtgtgtgtgtgtgtgtaccagagcGTAGCAGtgttatctcctctcctctcagcagCGAGGCGGACAGCAGCAGGACTCTGCTGACGTAGAGCTGCTGTTCTACTGGAGTGTTTCTCACTGAGCTGGGGCTGGAccacgtctcacacacactccttaatacctacacacacattttacaaaGATATGCCATATTTCATACTACTCATACTATACACACATACGTTACTGCCTGAATGTAAATACATCCTGTAcataacaaacaccaacacctcAACGCTTCCACGGGTTGACAGGTCTGGGGACGCTTGGGATCCACAGTGgagtcagaaacacacacctgccctGTGGGGCTCCCCTCTGGGAGGGGGGCGTGTCTTTGTGCAGTCAAAATTCAACAGTTCAAAGTTTCTCACTTGTATGAGCAGaggtcttctctctctgtcggctGCCAGGTACCCCAGGATGGTCCTCAATACGGCCGTCTGTAGGGAACCACCACCATCAGTACAGCACCACCCGTCAGTAGAGCACCACCCATTAGTGTAGTCCAACACCACCCATCAGTGTAGTCCAACACCACCCATCAGTCTAGTCCAACACCACCCATCAGTCTAGTCCAACACCACCCATCAGTCTAGTCCAACACCACCCATCAGTCTAACACCACCCATCAGTCCAATCAAACACCACCCATCAGTCTAACACCACCCATCAGTCCAGTCAAAGAAAACCTTCTGTTTTTATGCATGACCTAAAAGGCACCAGGTTTgagagacatacacagagagagagagcgacagacagagggagagagacagggttcTGTAATGGCGTCTCACCGGGTGGTGatactgcagcagcagcatcttgTGAGTCAGGAGGAACTGGGCCTTCTTGTTCTTCAGCACCAGGTTCCCCAGCACCCTGGACAGAGCTGCAGGTCTGGGAGACAGAGGAGCATACGGCCCACGCTTAGGATCACTCTCACAGGAAATCGAGTGGTAAGCTGAGCTTTGGTAGGATGGAGTAGGAGGAGATAAAGATCCCATGTCATGCtgttttagggttaataattgcatttggtgGTACTGCTAGAATGAGGTTACATGTctgtatgttagaaataccccttattaCTCTCACACTGTTCATTTCTGCAAAAACTATTTCAACATCTTTGGAAAACTTTCTGTTTTGTGTCATGTCGCTGAAGGACCCCTCCTGagtagcccagtctgctgtgattggtcagcaggATTTGCAGAGTTCACAAAAAGTCACAATGTCTTCTTCTCCCCAGTACATCTCTAGCAACGGCGGCAACAAACCTGTGTAAAGATATTCTGCCCATCAGTGACCAGTATAGGCCTGTCTATGAAATGGTTGGTGTATTGTGCATTGTACTTTTGTGTATTATTGTGTATTATCTTTTGCATTGAATTGTGGAATGTT encodes:
- the telo2 gene encoding telomere length regulation protein TEL2 homolog, with the translated sequence MDDMQSMTREEEIPASLGRCVLTLTSSSSEPRELISTLQTLTSSSDTRELIATLQTLNSSSDTRELISTLQTLNDLTADVPCGAASAEFKSSYYTRTLQVLISRINADWVQKLTVAQRRDLWDGLFFHGPPEQALLVLMDCLGTLSPSAGRDHLVDILEEFLRSGGLDRLLWSYCQGQGPRDSPQLREALLGRLAGLPDLTANRLHPHNRELFLPERYCALLANALLHALENTCQALRNGCDCSLVFVAQVLGKVCIHGNSALVFGLLAPRLSLCTRSDVVWQRVSWKLMENVPERWLEPVVTGMVLAIGRPAALSRVLGNLVLKNKKAQFLLTHKMLLLQYHHPTAVLRTILGYLAADRERRPLLIQVLRSVCETWSSPSSVRNTPVEQQLYVSRVLLLSASLLRGEEITLLRSELLQCMLGGMQSHLDSGVVRLRRLGMVVGECLSSCMDLNGTKLAFEFERDEETEELRSLMTPQEDEESDPDPEDGISPCPDVTPVPRESPMLPELEETPAEPDSDLDSDDDLTPYDMSCDQELSKATPPRYLSDCMDALQTSSDAGHVELSLRAAQGLVRKNVSTTREVSVQMIRVLLHLEDRFSTPGFLSLRHTTMVALAVTDPAPVAKYLTSEFYSLNYSLRQRLDMLEVLAMSAQELSQPIRAGEAPNERAALVAEVTSYPGDDPVHWRQVVERRIQGKTRRISKGVTRPPAKGTANRYAPVAGHFFFPLLQNHDRPQVTFDLLGSDHLVLGRLIHTLGLLVHLAVNAPVAPQMGRALLDFVWALRYHADQMVRRGVLFAVCSVFLSMPSESLLTELSETLFETRAWLADVAEADTDADCRSLAVQSLVLLEKSLKRQLEAP